The genomic segment ctctttggggaaaatgttttaaatgaccagacatggcattgtacctcgcaaatatcgccaacattaagaggggataagcaccgctttgtccgatgttctcgccaggattcgaaagccttcagcgtcataggctacaatggaacaaattcgatatccgcattcagggcgaactgctcccacccttaaaagatattagagagttaaagaaggcgcagcgaagctgGCCCTGTTCGGCCAGTATACatatatacgttatagggtcgcaaatgcaTATTACAATGTGTTACGatgtgcaaatggaatgacaaaacgagaGTTTCCTCTACCCTATGGAGCTGGGCATATAAATGAAACATatttccaaaaatatatatctttTGTTCTCAACAAAAAGTTCTACTTGCTGGAGTCTGAGTCTAGCAAAGTTTTTGGAATCTGACTCCGTAGCCATGTTACCATGTCAGACTACACTCACTTATGTTCTTATGAAATTGGATCGTCCGATGAACTTGTCGCATGCAATTCCTGATGTAGGATTTATAAAATTCTCTCTGAAAGAAGTACGAATTcaggaaataaaaaaagttcaCACACTATAATGAAACaaaagtttgtttcttaagtctttcgttttgcCTGAAtgataacctaacctaacttttaTAAATTAAATCAGTTAATATTGAGAAAAATCATCTGGTCATGCCAAACATAACCCTTTGCATATGTTGTTGTctgcaatttaaaattttacaaattaaaaCTTTTCACACAACCCACCCATACTGATCGAAAGTGAAAATTAGAACGATAATCGATCAAAGCTCTTAACCACATGAGGGCAGTACCACACAGTCAAGTGAATCAAATCAATAATAATCCAAAAAAGATCTAAAACGGCAGCTATGAGTCGAGTGCTCGAATGCTGCCGTAATcaaaaaatccaacaaaaaaaaaaaactatgataACACTTCTATGAATGAAAGACAAATTGAGTTTTATTGATGAGTTGTGGTGGTTGTTGTCGTAGTTGTGACtgatggatggatggttggtATTATGGTAGTACCAGGGCCACGCCTAAACTAaataagaaatcaaattgaaCTTGACACACAAACACCAGACAAATCAAATTTGCTGCCgctggtgatggtggtggtaaTGCCCCCTCGTCACGATATGCTCGGAAGCGATGAGAAACGGCCAAAATTagccacaataaaaaaaaaatgttatcttccgattgatttttattatttttggaattttcgatttttgttaatCTGCTCTTTAATCCGAGCCATATGCAAAGCAAGAAAGAAGCGACAACCAACATGACGACCGTGTGATGTCTGTTTTTCTGCCTCTTCGATTTTTACATCTTTACGGATGGGAAAACAAGTTTGGAAGTCATCATCCGTCGATCGATGTCCCATGTCTGCATGTGAGCAAGCCTCGGTCTGGCTGACCGACCGACCAACAATTTTTCTTGCTTGGCTGACTAACTGGAATTTTTAGCCATCATCGTGATCCCTCCACCAAAGAGACACAAAAAAGTTCAACTCATATGCATGTATGTAAGTACTTGTTCACTTGCACATCcatccaaccaaccaaccatccGTTGTCCATGGTCGTTGTACATATTGGGTACCACTTTGGTACCCGATTCGTCCATGCAGTCATATATTCTCGTACTTTTGAACCCTTTCGCCTGGCGATTGGCTTCAACTGTGTCTGTGTGcattgagtgtgtgtgtgtgtggtggcaGAAAGTACCCATTCCAGTACAAACGAGTACAAAACCAAAATGACATTCATTGGCGAGAGCAAAACTTCTCGGGTACAGAGACTTGCCTCGTCGGGGTTTATGTATAAATTGTCGGTAATGAGAGGCAGTAGTTAACATTAATTGTTGAGTACTTGCTCGGTTAACAGCAGCATCCGTTCACCAACGCTCCAAATCCTCAAAGCTTCAGAAAACTCCAAAATGAAATTCTTcgttgccattttgttcgtCGCCTTGGTCGGTTGTGCCTTGGCTGCCCCACCCCAGGCTGCTCAGGAAGCCCAGGTGTTGCGTTTCGATTCGGATGTACAACCTGAGGGATACAAGTTTGCGTAAGTATATTTCAATGCACTCGAGACGACGCACGGACAAAGCAACCCGTTTTTGCAAAATCGCAAATGGGTTACTTGGTCAAGGTTATTGAGTGGTCGTGCAGTTGTGAAGACTGGTTTTAAAGCTGCCTGCTGTCTTTTGTGTTACAGTGTCGAGACCAGTGATGGCAAGTCACACCAGGAAGAAGGCCAATTGAAGGATATTGGCACCGACCATGAGGCCATTGTTGTGCGTGGCTCCTACTCCTATGTTGGTGATGATGGTCAACAATACACCGTGACCTATGTGGCCGATGAAAATGGTTTCCAACCTGAAGGTGCTCATCTGCCTCGTTTGTAAACAGGGTCTCCTTAGAGCACCCAGTCTCACCTCATCATAAGACCATTTAAATGCTCATTGTGTTAACTAGGTTTAAGGTATTCCAAGTCATTTTACTAAATTAAAGTAACAATTTATTGTGTGCgtcaataaatgtgattttgtaCTTAAAAGACAAACTCAATATTTGTGTGTgtattttttcttaataaaaattGTCAAGAGAAGTGAAGTAAAGTGTGAAATGGGAGCGTAtcaagccaaatcaaataaacaacaaaatttatataatttgCTCCTGTATGGTTAGACatgattttttgattttagacATGATTTTTGTCTTCAGCGAACGATCTTTGATTTTATCTTGGCAATCACAAAACTTATCGGTTAGCCTTTTGTAGACCAAACTAATGGAAAGAGTTACACCggttttgtacccaccaccaaaggatggggttatattcatttttataccctccaccataggatgggggtatactaatttcgtcattctgtttgtaacacctcgaaatatgcgcctaagaccccataaaatatatatattcttgatcgtcgtgacattttaagtcgaactagccatgtccgtctgtctgtccgtccgtccgtctgtccgtccgtccgtctgtccgtccgtccgtctgtccgtccgtccgtctgtccgtccgtccgtctgtatgtctgtcgaaagcacgctaacttttgaaggagtagagctagctgcttgaaattttgcacaaatacttcttattagtgtagatcggttgggattgtaaatgggccatatcgatccatgtttgctatgctgccatataaaccgatcttgggtcttgacttcttgagcccctagagggcgcaattctcgtccgatttggctgaaattttgtacaacggcttctcctacgaccttcaacatacgtggctaatatggtctgaatcgatcaatagcttgatacagctcccatataaaccgatctcccgattttgcatcttgagcccctacaaggcgcaattcttatctgaatgaactgaaatattacacaatgacttctacaatgttcagcattcatttaccgtccgaatcggactttaacttgatatagctccaatagaataacagttattattcaatattatttgtttgccttaaatgagataccgcgcatagaactcgacaagtgcgcatagaactcgacaagtgcgattgacccggccgaacttagcacgctcttatttgttttgtccataagaaggttaagttcgaagatgggctatatcggactatatcttgatgtagcccccatacagaccgatccgccgatttagggtcttaggctcattaaagccacatttattatccgattttgctgaacagtgagttgtgtaagccaATCCAAATGCTTCAATTTCAATTTGGTCcgtatcgatccagatttggatatagctgccatatagaccgatcggccgatttggggtctttggcccataaaaagcgcattaattatccgattttgccaaaatttgtggcagtgagttgtgttaggccctccgacatccttctttaattttgcccagaccggcccagatttggatatagctgccatatagaccgatctctcgatttaatgtcttgctcccataaaaggcgcatttattgtccgttttgagtatgggacagtgagttgtgttaggcccaccgacatccttcttcaatttgacctaaatgggtccagatttggatatagctgccatctagaccgatatctcgatttaaagtcttggccccttaaaatgcgcatttataatccgatttctctaaaatttgtcacaatgacttatgttaggcttttcaacatccgcgTCGTacacggttcagatcggtttatttttagatatagctactgtacttattagtatttggtccaaatccgaacatatttcgatatgacagctatgggacataaggtatgcaattttcaccggattttaatgaaaggtggtttacatatatacccgaggtggtgggtatccaaagatcggtccGGCCGATCATAACGAATTTTTACTAGTTTATTATTCCATTaataaatgatttattcaattaatatttaattgaaaataacaaaattttcgaacacgattataataaaaaaaaatcctggttcaattaaaaatagatattgaatctattaagtttttaattgacAATGACGAAAATCAATTAgaattgaaaaaagttcagatttaattaaaaaaagtgattgaatcaattaagttgttattgaaaattgcctaaatttcaatcactattcaattaatttttcaatcgaaaacaatttcattttcaatcaaatttttgattttcatgatatttttttctgtgtggtggagggtatgcaagattcggccccgccgaacttatcactcttttacttgtttgtattattTATCATAGGGTAGCCAATGCTTCACGAATTTACAGTAAAATTATTGTAACAATGAGTCCTTGTTTCAAATAATTGGTTTAGACAATACAATCATTCTTGTTGAACCATCTAACATCGACTTTTAACGCTCCTTTAGATCCGTTGTTTTTACGTAAAACAAATTGAGCTCTCACAAGGTAACAGCCATAGTtcatgtaggttaggttaggttgaaaagagggtacggatataaatcagccccatgccactatgaacttcgaaaaataaaattcgaagttaggaattccgtactacttacaaaatccttaattgttttccactcCCTAAGATGGTTTATGTTTGTGTTCCCACCAAAGTACCGGTGTTTTTAAGCCGCGAAAGCcaagcaatgacataggaaatgttccaacgtctcatcatctttcccacatgccatcacttgacgcaccgattttgcataagtgagctcgtagtcctgtgtcccgTTACCACCAGATACCACACGCGTTCGTCGTCCACATTCAACGTTCATGCAACGCGCAAAATAATTGGCCTTTGCAAATTATAAAACTATTAGTCTGATTTCTTGCCTATTGATGTGTAAATAGCAGTGTAGTCGAATCCTGGTCCTACAAACCATTATGATTTTTAAAGATCTGAAGTCTGACAATTTTATTCCCTTGTCAAATGTTAAGGAGTTTGGAGGAGTTGTActgatgtttttcttttttttttgacaagttaagctcgaagatgtgctttattttgatatagcttccacatagaccaatctcctgattttccTTCTTAGGTGTACTGAAGTCGTATTTTTCATCTCGAATGGTGATTTGAATTCGTCACTTCTACATCTTGGTTTCGAATATGGTAGACATACATAGGTCCCATTTTTGGTTATCCTACAGTACATGCCATTCTTTTGATTCTACTTCTTAACAGAATAGAGAGcattttttcgatgaaaatcttTTGAATTCGTAAGTTGTATTGATCATGTTTAAAACAGTTTTTCCTTATTTCTGTAACATTTGAAAAATTAGGAATTTCctctttttgcaaatattttagaatagacccacatttagatatggTCCCAGACCAATTTCTGAAAAAGTCTACTTCAGAAATATCCATGAAGGCGTCACCTCGACATtctaataaaattaaagaataatTAAGATTTATACGATTTTTGTTTATTGGCAATACAATTACAAGATCATAGTCATTCACTTTTGCTGCCATTATAGATTGTAAACCCTAAAATTGAATGGCATCTTATATTGATGTACAAACACACCATATGATTGCCTTTAAACTAACAATCTATTCGATTAATTGCAATAGACTACTAAATTTTAACTCCTTTCATTTATTGCAGTAAATTGAATTAATGCAATACACGTTTTGTAtacacagattttttgtctaaataACAAGTCAGTGAAATGGTATTTACTTAAAATAAATCTGGCGGTATGCAATTAAGTGGTATTTAAGATGATAAATTGAGGAAGACGACAACATGCAGTTGGCAAACACattaaatatgcaaatttcTTTAACAAAAGTGGTTAAACCTAATGTTACCATTGATTAAACTCTATGAGGGtggttagaaaaaaaaaatgtcaagtcTCTtcacaaacgaaaaaaaaacatattatgAATTCAACGAATTATAATGAATTAATAATGCAGACATATTGATTGATGTTTATATCGGAACAAAAATTATATTGttattttaaatacatttaaatTGTATATTATGGCattttttgaaatctttttgtttttgtgtgtttggtTTTTAATGCAAAGATGGGTAATTCGgttgcaaaattaaaaacaagtaaattgaGACTATAAACGGACAACGCCAACTGAAACCCAACACCACTTGGGGTGGGTTAGTACATTACAGGAGTTTCGAGCAAAATAAGACCCCTACTATTGTCATTTCCCCTATTTTTAATCGCCACCGAACTTATATTCActaaaacaatttttgtcccaatttcaaaaattcgaGGCAAAGATTAGctaaattaatttaaagatgatcaatttcCCAACTTTTTAAAGGAACATTCGCTTTGGTGGAAATGGTAGGTTCATAAAGCCTTAACTTTGCGTCGTTGTTATTGAAAACCATAACCCTAAATGAAGGtgaaaatatcgttgaaagttaggaaattgagcttgggacaagacaacaaTAAATCGTAGTTAAAtacgcaaaatagccttacaaataggagcgtctttaaatgtttaatttgtatgccccaccacaggatgggggtatactaatctcattcattccgtttgtaacacctcgaaatattagtctaagaccctatagagtgtatatattcttgatcgtctcttcgttctgaatcgatctagccatgtctgtccgtccgtccgtctgtcaaaatcacgatagaggtcgaactcgtaaagctagccgcttaaaatttgcacaggtacttaatgTTAATATAGATCgttggattgcaaatgggccatatcggttgagatttagttatagctcccacatgaaccgatccccagatttgacttcttttgtccgatttggctgaaattttgcatataaagttttttttaagactttcaacaaccgtgccaagtacggtctaaatcggtttataacctgatatagcttccatataaaccgatcgcccgatttgacttcctgagcctttactatccgatttgtccaatttggccgaaatttcgagtgtagtgtttttttacgactttcaacaactgtgccatatacggtgcaaatcggtctaactttactttaatttgctattacagaacatttgttgCACTAGCCAAACGttgcaagcgcctcgatcttctgcgatcattctaaaatctctgacaccaagtttcaaggtgtctcccaccacttgatctttccagtggacttttggtcttcccggtgtttgccttcaagagacttctttgctggagcttctacatccattctgacaacatgacctagccaatgcagccgttgtattttgatgcatgtaactatgctgtcgtcgtcatacagctcgtgcttCATACGTAACCTAGATTTTCCattacgcaaactggtccatatattttacgaagaatagaatctttctctcaaatactccaagcactgcctcatctgctttcacaaatacgcatgcctcagaaccatacaacaacacgggtagtatcactgtcttgtaaagtgtagtcttcgtctgtcgagaggtggccttgtttctaaactgcttacttagtccaaagtagcatatgtttgccagtattattcttcgctttatctcaaaactggtgtcattcgtttcggttatggcggtgccgaggtagataaagttactgactgtctcaaagttgtggttcccaactttctccattttctttatctgctcggttgtgcggATGTggaaatttggatttccacatccttaaaagaCCATGTCGTATAAAAGATtatttgggagttatatcgaaatctatgccaattttgatgacacattctaggacgtcaaatagaacatctcacgccctatattgtaaagatgtgaccaaaattgtggttcttactgccttaaaagtccatatcgtatgaaacatatatatgggagctatatctaaatctgaaccgatcaaaatcaatagcgttcgtccttggtcTAAAAAAgggacctgtgcaaaatttcatgacaatcggaaaataaatagatctgtaacttgatcacaagactacatggacagacatagctaaatcgaatcaggaagtgattctgatcggtatacttatcaatgggtctatctctcctccttcttagcgttggaaacaaatgcacaaatttataataccctgtaccacagtgtagggtataaacacttAACCTTTGAAGGGAcgagtttatatttttattccctccaccaatggatgggggtatattaatttcgtcattatatttgtaactcctcgaaatattcctctgagatatatatatattctttatcgacatgacattttaagtcgatctagccatgtccgtccgtctgtctgtcaaaagcacactaactttcgaaggagtaaagctagtcgcttgaaattctgctcaaatgcttcttatgagtgtaggtcaGTCAGGagtgtaaatgttttgatatagctcccatataaaccgatcttttcttgaacccctaaaggacaatgacttttactatggcctccaatattcatttcaattatgatccgaaatgaaccataacttaatataattccaataatatagcaattattttctttcatccagtgtttgcctaaaaagagataccggtaaAAGagctcgtcaaatgcgatccatggtggagggtatataagattcggcccggccgaacttagcacgcttttacttgtttatttaaaCATAAGGTTGATATACATACACATTTGTTAAGGATGCATGAAACAAAAATGTgtgttcacaaaatcatccTCATTTGTtaacaatattttcaacaacgtgTATGTATGATAATGACAACATTGGTGTATGATTTTGTAatgcttttataccctccaccatagagtaGGGGGTAttctaatatcgtcattctgtttgtaactcctcgaaatcttcgtctaagaccccataaagtataaatattcttgatcgtcatgatattttaagtcgatatagcaatgtccgtccgtccgtctgtctgtcgatagcacgctaactttcgaaggagtaaagctaggtgtttgaaattttgcacaaatacttcttattagtgtaggtcggttgggattgtaaatggaccatataggtccatgttttgatgcagctgccatattaaccgttctggcatcttgacttcttgagccactagaagatgcaattcttatccgatttggctgaaatttgcatgatgcgttttgttatgatctccaacatctgtgtcaagtacatgtcaaatcggttcataacctgatgtagctgtcatatgaaccgatcttgggtcttgacttcttgagcctctcgagggcgcaattcctatccgatttggctgaaattttgcatgagttgttttgtaacgatatccaacaactgtgtcaagtatggttcaaatcagtccatacatgtttattatggtctgaatcgatctatagcctatATAGATACAGCTTCCaaataaatcggtctctctattttacttcttgagcccccaaagggcgcaattcttattctaattggctgacattttatacaggtctccaacatataatataattgtggtccgaactggaccatatcttgatatcgctctaatagctgagcaaatcttggcttttatccttttttatactcaccaccgaatgatttttattcattttgtcattccgtttgctacacatcgaaatatccatttccgaccctataaggtacatatattcttgatcagcgtaaaaatctaagacgatttaggcatgtccgtccgtctgtctgttgaaatcacgctacagtcttcaaaaatagagatattaagcttatattttgcacagattctttttttgtccattgtcaggttaagttcgaagatgggctatatcggactatatcttgataaagcccctatataggccgatttaaggtctcaggcccatagaa from the Stomoxys calcitrans chromosome 1, idStoCalc2.1, whole genome shotgun sequence genome contains:
- the LOC106093933 gene encoding larval cuticle protein 65Ag1, encoding MKFFVAILFVALVGCALAAPPQAAQEAQVLRFDSDVQPEGYKFAVETSDGKSHQEEGQLKDIGTDHEAIVVRGSYSYVGDDGQQYTVTYVADENGFQPEGAHLPRL